The proteins below come from a single Tribolium castaneum strain GA2 chromosome 9, icTriCast1.1, whole genome shotgun sequence genomic window:
- the LOC103312710 gene encoding uncharacterized protein LOC103312710 has product MKPFAVILAFCCLAHARPGFEHHGGHHLEGVPNESHYGKLHYPKFDIIHLGSAIKDTLPPAVVEITKKVVIKEPHPYPVKVPVPVPHPIEVPKPYPVVHTKLVKVPHPVPVEIIKKVPVAFEVPKPFPVPVEEFKGHQGGSEGSFGGSFGGHEQFGHQQLNEVHEEGQEGGGFEGGFHGGDNAGGFSEQDQSGAYGTQVNAQAQQVGWVPLQMAGEQQAQEQHQGS; this is encoded by the exons ATGAAACCTTTT GCTGTTATTCTTGCGTTTTGCTGTTTAGCACACGCTCGTCCCGGCTTCGAGCATCACGGGGGCCACCACCTTGAAGGGGTCCCAAATGAGTCGCATTACGGAAAACTGCACTACCCCAAATTCGACATCATCCACTTAGGCAGTGCCATCAAAGACACTCTACCTCCTGCAGTAGTCGAAATCACCAAAAAAGTTGTAATCAAAGAACCCCACCCCTATCCTGTCAAAGTACCAGTTCCAGTACCCCATCCCATCGAAGTCCCCAAGCCCTACCCCGTTGTACACACCAAACTCGTCAAAGTACCCCACCCAGTCCCTGTCGAAATAATCAAAAAGGTTCCTGTCGCTTTCGAAGTGCCCAAGCCTTTCCCAGTACCAGTCGAAGAGTTCAAAGGCCACCAGGGGGGCTCTGAGGGCTCCTTCGGAGGTTCATTCGGTGGTCACGAACAGTTCGGACACCAGCAATTGAACGAAGTCCACGAAGAAGGCCAAGAAGGTGGAGGCTTTGAGGGAGGCTTCCACGGCGGTGATAACGCAGGGGGTTTTTCTGAACAAGACCAGTCTGGGGCTTATGGTACTCAAGTCAACGCACAAGCCCAGCAAGTTGGGTGGGTACCCCTTCAAATGGCTGGTGAACAGCAGGCGCAGGAACAACACCAGGGGTCGTAA